ACGCAGGGCCGCGCCGGAGCCGGGCAGCAGGGTTTCGGCAAGAACCTTGTCGGTCAGGGCCAGGGCCATCTCCATCTCTCCCGTTCAATCCAGTGACGCAACTTGTGCCCCAGGACCCGCCCCTTCGCAAGCCCCGTCCGGCGCGTAGCGCGAGACCATCACGTAATCCTTGCGCGGGCCGGTCACGCGCCAGCGGCTCGACCAAAGGGGCCAATGGGCGAAGTCGTAAGCGACGGCGTAGCGGTCCGGGGGGCAGTCGTGGCTGGCTTTGGGGGCGGTGCCGGGCCGGATCGCGTGGAAGAAGCGGCCGTCCTCGAAGAAGATGTCGATTCCGGCGGCGCCCGCGCGCCACAGGTAGCGCCGCGTGGCGGTGAACGCGGGCTGGCCCGGCAGGCGCAGCGCGCCGGTTTCGGCGTAGACCAGCCCGCCCGCGCCCTCGGACAGGCGCGCCTGGCCCTCGAACCGCGCCAAGTGGCCAGCCCGCGCATCCTCGATGATCCGCGAGAGCCGCCACAGCCCGATGAAGTCCGCCAGTTCCGGCATCCGCCGCCCGCCTTGCCGCGCCCTGCCCCAAGGGGTATCAGGCCGCCAAACCCCAGTCCAAGCCGAAGGCCCGCCAATGATCCCGCGCTATGCCCGCCCCGAGATGACCGAAATCTGGGAGCCTGCCACCAAGTTTCGCATCTGGTATGAGATCGAGGCCCATGCCTGCGACGCCCAGGCCGCGCTTGGGGTGATCCCGAAGGAAAACGCCGAAGCCGTGTGGAAGGCAAAGGACGTCGAGTTCGACGTCGGCCGCATCGACGAGATCGAGGCGGTGACGAAGCATGACGTGATTGCCTTTCTCACCCATCTGGCCGAGCATGTCGGGTCGGACCAGGCGCGGTTCGTGCACCAGGGGATGACGTCCTCGGACGTGCTCGACACCTGCCTGAACGTGCAGCTGGCGCGCGCCGCCGACATCCTGCTGGCCGATCTCGACAAGGTGCTGGCCGCGCTGAAAAAACGTGCCTACGAACAAAAGGACACGGTGCGGATCGGCCGCAGCCACGGCATCCACGCCGAGCCAACCACGATGGGCCTGACCTTTGCGCGGTTCTACGCAGAGATGGACCGCAACAAGGCACGCCTGCAGGCGGCGCGGGCTGAAATTGCCACGGGCGCGATCTCGGGCGCCGTCGGCACCTTCGCCAATATCGACCCGCACGTGGAAGAGCATGTCTGCGCGCAGATGGGGCTGACG
This genomic window from Rhodovulum sp. ES.010 contains:
- a CDS encoding DUF6314 family protein; amino-acid sequence: MPELADFIGLWRLSRIIEDARAGHLARFEGQARLSEGAGGLVYAETGALRLPGQPAFTATRRYLWRAGAAGIDIFFEDGRFFHAIRPGTAPKASHDCPPDRYAVAYDFAHWPLWSSRWRVTGPRKDYVMVSRYAPDGACEGAGPGAQVASLD